The Pseudomonas orientalis genome contains a region encoding:
- a CDS encoding NEL-type E3 ubiquitin ligase domain-containing protein encodes MDDSSQTSSPAVPANDAPEPIKKLAATQSLHGDFLERSSPDWLINATPSRKQALKDASTVMPAWLANATPEQRNEVTARFLANFTTQTQLDSTMATFQDIDDFARPLLLKALKDQYRLDLDVDKILLCLRRPLAVGIAEVEAGDFEFLKLSLLEAALHNFEAYECKEGAYHKTSGFMQATGTSGTYHSVAINLKVSEFLTLCRNLDIGAKYQAYLQAFFYPEDASAQVTLRDQFIANQKAAVRAAAEQALLTGDIESADYRMLLSVIEGEIHPWMGDKQVWFRTLGLMRLRMTGCMVFSICKKYSYPDELIIYVPQDPEHPLKRYRWRQMQAEFKRLFTARDPARANDPSPTTYQQFFSRFVPYDKRPYYFSQFTQKAADSPTDIWRSPWKRLLDFTTPHFITGIKELPPEAPAKLEPNPDPFLDPSTRTRRGKGVWAENIDPWKYFYEQHREQVIADARAHAVPTADVDAKARDAKLAHLLEIGMLGLNMVSMFVPVLGEVMMGVMAGQLLYETLEGAIEWGEGDRQAAKAHLIDVAENLAQIAVMAGVGAGVSRWQAAKAEPVIEALSEVTRPDGKVRLWKPSLSRYEYPVTLDRAAYPNALGQYVKEGKTYIRQGTQVYEQYFDAQVQKWRIKHPTDTEAYQPLLEHNGHGAWRHTLERPLEWDRLTLLRRMGHETEAFTDQELIKIADVSGVSDNTLRKMHMDHTAAPPELADAMRLFKADADAVRVIEQLEGTRGIDDLYLYALPLIVEMPGWPLGRVLEVFEGAGAFGRSVKYGVRRSPKGVGAKPTIKVGRNDILGGEVPARILSALDESEVMQLFGTQAPWSPDSRNAAFIRKLADYARQRRPAIFDSIYAGTEPLDTRIGLLQRTCPGLSKTAAQTVLDHARGDELERLVSTSRVPLNMLEEARWYARQGRVARAYAGLRSEVIAPADSRRLALHTLETLPGWRDTLRLEVRSSNTQGELLDSIGAPAAPQKKYLVKHGPSYQAFDERGEALNSLALEGDNFYASVMHALPDEARQSLGVPQVSQHPALQRKLIEQADAHRLEASAWLEPKTPWFKPPVRINDTLIGYRASGRGPSMNPRLAQRMRNIYPDMDDVQMLAFFRELMRTGNDARAIVSKLKALVGERQVLHDTLNHWVNRSSAANRQNNFISGEALKRSWGRSWLAGKVPGADALVLILKEPLPPLTANFSHVRELSVIDTGLNDTNIDGFLSQFPSLEKLTLQAPYIPTVETTTASPKLTRVPQVLAQFKGLKHLAVSFDAHRLNAQLSSQLAALAGLEHLEIGYFAYDGDVLNGLDLSPLQRLKRLTIMAPNVVMQWPSYVQKLPLLERLDLAQTAIATLPAELYTGYERLWSGLSLGWSKFSYEDFKPAYEHVRNYAGAFGPHLASLDEMVRGFARGELGLLMGEAPLGRRLTDVIMGLWNTPQTRMNAVQALREEHFGIFKQFYEPSPVLGFRVRFARERWRTGHNASILTLLEKSWRGAVCERYGLPTDSDISIFQLPDPNLSLSDPLAIEKIRELPMLPAGTFSHVKTLTVKWLEDVSPDQINGFIQAFAGVRSLEVRLSRLTEVPIRGSVLPELTYLDLSDNQIVVTPAVQAQFNELNRLQVLSLQYNHLGSLDVSALSHLTALNLRGSMLREWPQGAEQLAQLACLDLRDNQLTSLAPLALDDSDVLMRTELAGNPLSAEGTAVLNAARRRIETAKGLPEGALSRFALDQEPLAFPPKQTADSVAQFLLPIRQNVGSVKGTPEIAIRWLSPFMQPEQVLARVRQLREMGLDDVQVDAQIGQWRQTHDVLTRELNGWLFTRQARFYDGIDNHLTREKTVTVIRESWVKAVVEGRTGVEVEALNLQLSQPGDLPALSVPFTHVRSLNLTGGKLTAQGSNGFLAAFTQLNRLILSGNRLTALPEAVQRMEQLERLELTENAFTQAPSLPAQLRSERLRWLDLSHNNLQAFDLRDFSRLETLDVSYNDIASWPDGALESRHLTRLNLSGNALESFPQPLLGGAHDGLVSGTDLSDNHTLTAQALEQMRDYAQAHEVDEVMGFSRAELDRAHRRNFGGTDTESAPDSDSDPDSGSDSGSDDDDSDPDAGYLPAERIENPLQNTAQPALDPWLDNTSAALATQRRAHWNQLAQAQDHDRFFHLISLLRLTSEFNLNRPSLTQRVWDVIAGAAENAELRGTLFVEAETHGTCIDGRILTFSEMEVRVFEYRALRDIPQQRLDLRGRALLNLSRQLFRLSKADQLAEAAAVGMDRAEVRLSYRIGLTRGWPDGLELPGQPAYMDYASPISGELQAQIRAQIMAAEGTDAFVESLIQRDYWLRYLETRYAEQLEALEDELARRYEALEDAHGDWGDAQSKARYDEAIGQLEIERAAARTQKRMELSRAEIQRLSGMEPLTPAPSSPQPGPSRRP; translated from the coding sequence ATGGACGATTCCTCCCAGACTTCCTCGCCGGCCGTGCCAGCAAACGACGCACCTGAGCCAATAAAAAAACTCGCCGCCACCCAAAGCCTGCACGGTGATTTCCTGGAGCGCAGCAGCCCTGATTGGCTGATCAACGCGACGCCGTCCCGCAAGCAGGCGCTCAAAGACGCCAGCACGGTCATGCCGGCGTGGCTCGCCAACGCTACGCCTGAACAACGCAACGAGGTCACCGCCCGTTTCCTCGCCAACTTCACCACCCAGACGCAACTGGACAGCACGATGGCCACCTTCCAGGACATCGATGACTTCGCCCGGCCCTTGCTGCTCAAAGCCCTGAAGGATCAGTACCGACTGGACCTCGATGTCGACAAAATTCTGTTGTGCCTGCGCCGCCCGCTGGCGGTGGGTATTGCCGAAGTCGAAGCGGGGGATTTCGAGTTTTTGAAACTGTCCCTGCTGGAAGCGGCCTTGCACAACTTCGAGGCCTACGAGTGCAAGGAGGGCGCGTACCACAAGACCTCCGGGTTCATGCAAGCCACCGGCACCTCCGGCACCTACCACTCGGTGGCGATCAACCTGAAGGTCAGCGAGTTTTTGACGCTGTGTCGAAACCTCGATATCGGCGCGAAATACCAGGCCTATCTGCAAGCGTTTTTCTATCCCGAAGACGCCAGCGCGCAAGTCACCCTGCGTGACCAGTTCATCGCCAATCAGAAGGCCGCCGTCAGGGCTGCCGCCGAACAGGCACTGTTGACCGGGGATATCGAGTCGGCCGATTACCGCATGCTGCTGTCGGTGATCGAGGGTGAAATTCATCCCTGGATGGGCGACAAGCAGGTCTGGTTCAGAACCCTGGGCCTGATGCGGTTGCGGATGACCGGCTGTATGGTGTTCTCGATCTGCAAGAAATACAGCTACCCGGACGAACTGATCATCTATGTACCCCAGGATCCTGAGCATCCGCTCAAGCGCTACCGCTGGCGGCAGATGCAGGCTGAGTTCAAGCGCCTGTTCACCGCCCGCGACCCGGCCAGGGCCAATGATCCCTCGCCGACGACGTACCAGCAGTTCTTCAGTCGCTTCGTGCCCTACGACAAGCGGCCCTATTACTTCAGCCAGTTCACCCAGAAAGCCGCCGACTCACCTACCGATATCTGGCGCTCGCCGTGGAAGAGGTTGCTGGACTTCACCACGCCGCACTTCATCACCGGCATCAAGGAGTTGCCGCCCGAGGCGCCTGCCAAGCTTGAACCCAACCCCGACCCGTTCCTTGACCCCTCGACGCGCACGCGGCGTGGCAAAGGGGTCTGGGCAGAGAACATTGACCCGTGGAAGTACTTTTACGAGCAACACCGCGAGCAGGTGATCGCCGATGCCCGCGCCCATGCCGTGCCCACCGCAGACGTAGATGCCAAGGCCCGTGACGCCAAGCTGGCGCACCTGCTGGAAATCGGCATGTTGGGGTTGAACATGGTGTCGATGTTCGTGCCGGTGCTGGGCGAGGTCATGATGGGCGTGATGGCCGGGCAATTGCTCTACGAAACCCTGGAAGGCGCGATTGAGTGGGGCGAGGGCGACCGCCAGGCGGCCAAGGCGCACTTGATTGATGTGGCCGAGAACCTGGCGCAGATTGCGGTGATGGCCGGTGTGGGGGCGGGCGTCAGCCGCTGGCAAGCGGCCAAGGCCGAGCCGGTGATCGAAGCGCTGAGCGAGGTCACGCGGCCCGATGGCAAGGTTCGATTATGGAAGCCAAGCCTTAGCCGTTATGAGTACCCGGTGACCCTGGACCGCGCCGCATACCCCAACGCCCTGGGGCAGTATGTTAAAGAGGGCAAGACCTATATTCGCCAAGGCACCCAGGTCTACGAGCAATACTTCGATGCGCAGGTGCAGAAATGGCGGATCAAGCATCCGACTGACACCGAGGCTTACCAACCGCTGCTTGAACACAACGGTCACGGCGCCTGGCGGCACACCCTGGAGCGCCCGTTGGAGTGGGATCGGCTGACGCTGTTGCGGCGCATGGGTCATGAAACCGAGGCATTCACTGATCAGGAGTTGATCAAGATCGCGGATGTCAGCGGCGTCAGCGACAATACGCTGCGCAAGATGCATATGGATCACACGGCTGCACCTCCCGAACTGGCGGATGCGATGCGCCTGTTCAAGGCGGATGCAGACGCGGTGAGGGTGATCGAGCAACTGGAGGGCACCCGTGGGATTGATGACCTGTATTTGTATGCGCTGCCGCTGATCGTGGAGATGCCCGGATGGCCACTGGGGCGCGTGTTGGAAGTGTTTGAAGGCGCTGGTGCCTTTGGCCGGTCAGTCAAATATGGTGTCCGTCGCTCGCCCAAGGGCGTTGGCGCTAAACCGACGATCAAGGTGGGCCGCAACGACATTCTCGGCGGTGAGGTGCCTGCGCGCATTCTGTCGGCGCTGGACGAGTCGGAAGTGATGCAGTTGTTCGGTACACAAGCGCCCTGGAGTCCCGACTCGAGAAACGCCGCGTTCATCCGTAAGCTTGCCGATTATGCCCGCCAGCGCCGGCCGGCGATTTTCGATAGCATCTACGCGGGGACTGAGCCGTTGGACACGCGTATTGGGCTGTTGCAACGCACCTGCCCGGGGCTCAGCAAGACAGCGGCGCAAACCGTGCTCGACCACGCCCGCGGTGATGAGCTTGAACGGCTGGTCAGCACCTCGCGGGTGCCTTTGAACATGCTCGAAGAAGCCCGTTGGTATGCGCGGCAAGGGCGCGTGGCACGTGCCTATGCGGGGCTGCGCAGCGAGGTGATTGCGCCGGCCGACAGCAGACGGTTGGCACTGCATACCCTGGAAACACTTCCCGGCTGGCGGGACACGCTGCGCCTGGAAGTGCGCAGCAGCAACACCCAAGGCGAGTTGCTTGACAGTATTGGTGCGCCCGCCGCGCCGCAGAAAAAATACTTGGTCAAGCACGGCCCCAGCTACCAGGCGTTCGATGAGCGCGGGGAAGCGCTTAACAGTCTGGCGCTGGAGGGCGACAACTTCTATGCCTCGGTGATGCATGCCTTGCCCGATGAGGCGCGCCAGAGCCTGGGGGTGCCGCAGGTCAGCCAGCACCCAGCGTTGCAACGCAAACTTATCGAGCAAGCCGATGCACATCGCCTGGAAGCCTCGGCATGGCTGGAGCCGAAAACGCCCTGGTTCAAGCCGCCGGTGCGCATCAACGACACACTGATAGGTTATCGGGCCAGTGGACGGGGACCGAGTATGAACCCGCGGCTGGCTCAGCGTATGCGCAACATCTATCCAGACATGGATGACGTACAGATGCTTGCATTTTTTCGTGAACTGATGCGGACGGGGAATGATGCCCGGGCGATCGTCAGCAAGTTGAAAGCGCTGGTCGGCGAGCGCCAGGTACTGCACGACACGCTCAATCATTGGGTCAATCGTTCGTCGGCGGCCAATCGTCAGAATAATTTCATCTCCGGGGAGGCGCTTAAGCGAAGCTGGGGCCGTTCCTGGCTGGCCGGGAAAGTGCCGGGTGCCGATGCCTTGGTGTTGATCCTCAAAGAGCCTTTGCCGCCACTGACCGCGAATTTTTCACACGTGCGTGAATTATCGGTCATCGACACGGGCCTGAATGACACCAATATCGATGGGTTTCTGAGCCAATTTCCCTCTCTGGAAAAACTGACGTTACAGGCGCCCTACATTCCAACCGTAGAAACCACGACCGCCAGCCCGAAGTTGACCCGCGTGCCCCAGGTGTTGGCGCAGTTCAAAGGCCTCAAGCATCTGGCAGTCAGCTTCGATGCGCATCGGTTGAATGCGCAGTTGTCGTCGCAACTGGCGGCACTGGCCGGCCTTGAACACTTGGAAATTGGATATTTTGCCTACGACGGCGACGTCCTCAACGGCCTGGATTTGAGCCCCCTGCAACGCTTGAAACGCTTGACGATCATGGCGCCCAACGTGGTTATGCAATGGCCCTCCTATGTGCAGAAACTGCCGCTTTTAGAGCGACTGGACCTGGCCCAGACCGCCATTGCCACTCTGCCTGCCGAGCTCTATACCGGTTACGAGCGATTATGGAGCGGGTTATCGCTGGGCTGGTCGAAGTTCAGTTATGAAGACTTCAAGCCTGCCTATGAGCACGTCCGGAATTATGCGGGAGCGTTCGGGCCACACCTGGCGAGTCTGGACGAGATGGTCAGAGGCTTCGCGCGCGGAGAGTTGGGCCTGCTGATGGGCGAAGCGCCTCTCGGCCGGCGGCTGACGGACGTGATCATGGGCCTGTGGAACACGCCACAAACGCGGATGAACGCGGTGCAAGCACTGCGTGAAGAACACTTCGGCATTTTCAAACAGTTCTACGAACCCTCTCCGGTCCTCGGATTCAGGGTGCGCTTTGCGCGGGAGCGCTGGAGGACCGGGCATAATGCGAGCATCCTGACGTTGCTGGAGAAAAGCTGGCGCGGGGCGGTATGCGAACGCTATGGCCTGCCGACCGATAGCGATATTTCGATCTTTCAACTACCGGATCCGAACTTGTCATTGAGCGATCCCCTGGCCATTGAAAAAATTCGCGAATTGCCGATGTTGCCGGCCGGTACCTTTTCCCATGTGAAAACCTTGACAGTTAAATGGTTGGAGGATGTATCGCCCGATCAGATCAATGGTTTCATCCAAGCGTTCGCCGGGGTTCGAAGCCTTGAAGTGCGCTTAAGTCGCCTCACTGAGGTGCCGATCAGGGGGAGTGTGCTGCCAGAATTGACTTACCTGGACTTGTCCGACAACCAGATCGTAGTAACCCCGGCAGTACAGGCTCAATTCAATGAGTTGAACAGGCTACAAGTATTGAGTCTGCAATATAACCATCTGGGCAGCCTTGACGTCAGCGCACTCAGCCACCTGACAGCGTTGAACCTGCGTGGGTCGATGCTGCGCGAATGGCCACAGGGCGCTGAACAGCTTGCGCAATTGGCTTGCCTGGACTTACGTGACAATCAGTTGACGAGCCTTGCGCCGCTCGCGCTTGACGACTCGGATGTGTTGATGCGCACCGAATTGGCAGGCAACCCGCTAAGTGCCGAAGGCACGGCGGTACTCAATGCGGCGCGGCGCCGGATCGAGACGGCCAAGGGCTTGCCTGAGGGCGCATTGAGTCGGTTTGCGCTGGATCAGGAGCCTTTGGCGTTTCCGCCGAAGCAGACCGCGGATTCGGTCGCACAGTTTTTACTGCCCATCCGACAGAATGTTGGGAGCGTGAAGGGCACTCCGGAAATCGCCATAAGGTGGCTGAGCCCGTTCATGCAGCCTGAACAAGTATTGGCCCGGGTCAGGCAACTGCGCGAGATGGGGTTGGACGACGTGCAAGTCGATGCGCAGATCGGCCAGTGGCGTCAGACCCACGACGTGCTGACACGAGAGTTGAACGGCTGGTTGTTTACCCGCCAGGCGCGCTTTTATGACGGTATTGACAATCACTTGACACGAGAAAAAACCGTAACGGTTATCCGCGAATCCTGGGTGAAGGCGGTGGTAGAGGGACGTACCGGTGTCGAGGTCGAAGCGTTGAACCTGCAGTTGAGCCAACCCGGTGATCTTCCGGCGCTCTCCGTGCCGTTTACCCATGTGCGCAGCCTCAATCTGACGGGGGGCAAGCTCACTGCCCAGGGCAGCAACGGGTTTTTAGCCGCGTTTACCCAATTGAACCGGTTGATACTCAGCGGCAACAGGCTGACAGCGCTGCCCGAAGCCGTTCAGCGCATGGAGCAGCTTGAGCGTCTGGAACTGACCGAGAACGCATTCACGCAGGCGCCGTCGTTGCCTGCTCAACTGCGCAGCGAACGTTTGCGTTGGCTGGACTTGAGCCACAACAACCTGCAGGCGTTCGATCTGCGCGATTTCAGTCGCCTGGAGACACTGGACGTGAGCTACAACGACATCGCGAGCTGGCCCGACGGTGCGTTGGAGTCCCGGCACCTGACCCGGTTGAACCTGAGCGGCAATGCGTTGGAGTCCTTCCCGCAGCCTCTGCTTGGTGGCGCGCACGACGGCCTGGTCTCAGGTACGGACCTGTCCGATAACCATACCCTGACCGCGCAAGCCCTTGAACAAATGCGCGACTACGCCCAGGCGCATGAGGTCGATGAGGTCATGGGCTTTTCGCGAGCAGAACTTGACCGCGCTCATCGCCGCAATTTTGGAGGGACTGACACTGAGTCGGCCCCGGATTCCGACTCCGATCCTGATTCGGGCTCCGACTCCGGTTCTGACGACGATGACAGTGATCCGGACGCCGGCTACCTGCCGGCGGAGCGCATTGAAAACCCGCTGCAAAATACCGCGCAACCGGCACTTGACCCCTGGTTGGACAATACCTCTGCGGCGTTGGCGACACAACGAAGGGCGCATTGGAACCAACTGGCACAGGCACAAGATCATGATCGGTTTTTCCACCTCATTTCGCTGTTGCGCCTGACCTCGGAATTCAACCTCAACCGCCCGAGCCTGACGCAACGGGTTTGGGACGTTATCGCGGGGGCGGCAGAAAATGCCGAGCTACGTGGCACCTTGTTCGTCGAAGCCGAAACCCACGGCACCTGTATCGACGGGCGCATCCTGACGTTCAGCGAGATGGAAGTGCGAGTGTTCGAATACCGCGCCTTGCGCGACATTCCACAGCAACGGCTCGACCTCAGGGGCCGGGCGCTGCTGAACCTGTCGCGGCAGTTGTTTCGGTTGAGCAAGGCCGATCAACTGGCAGAAGCTGCCGCAGTGGGCATGGACCGGGCCGAGGTGCGTTTGAGTTACCGGATCGGCTTGACCCGCGGCTGGCCCGACGGCCTGGAGCTGCCAGGGCAACCCGCCTATATGGACTATGCCAGTCCGATCAGTGGCGAATTGCAGGCGCAGATCCGTGCGCAAATCATGGCTGCCGAAGGCACCGATGCGTTTGTCGAAAGCCTGATTCAGCGTGATTACTGGCTGCGTTACCTGGAGACGCGTTACGCCGAACAATTGGAGGCCCTTGAGGACGAACTGGCACGCCGTTATGAAGCCTTGGAGGACGCGCACGGTGATTGGGGCGACGCCCAGAGCAAGGCGCGCTACGACGAAGCCATAGGCCAGTTGGAGATCGAGCGGGCCGCCGCCCGCACCCAGAAACGCATGGAACTGTCCCGCGCAGAGATACAACGGTTATCGGGCATGGAACCTCTCACGCCTGCACCGTCGTCACCCCAGCCCGGCCCGTCCCGGCGCCCCTGA